The following coding sequences are from one Methanosarcina sp. WWM596 window:
- the tnpA gene encoding IS200/IS605 family transposase, which produces MVNTKYETRNYSKFLLMYHVIFVCKYRKVILEPISEELKQIRIDISKESNFEILEMETDKDHIHFLIKSEPKVSVLSIVRKLKQEYTNRLWKTQKEYLKKYYWGENTLWSDGYFAFTIGNVSKEAAEYYIRNQG; this is translated from the coding sequence TTGGTAAATACGAAGTATGAAACACGGAATTATAGCAAATTTTTGTTAATGTATCATGTTATTTTTGTTTGCAAATACCGAAAAGTCATACTTGAACCAATTAGCGAAGAACTCAAACAGATTAGGATTGACATTTCAAAAGAGTCTAACTTTGAAATCCTTGAAATGGAAACTGACAAAGACCATATTCATTTCTTGATCAAGAGTGAGCCGAAAGTTAGCGTTTTGTCAATTGTCAGAAAATTGAAACAAGAATATACTAACAGGTTATGGAAAACTCAAAAAGAATATCTGAAAAAGTATTATTGGGGTGAGAATACGTTATGGAGTGATGGTTATTTTGCGTTTACTATCGGAAATGTGAGTAAAGAGGCGGCAGAATATTACATACGGAATCAGGGTTGA
- a CDS encoding cobaltochelatase subunit CobN: MRTSQSRLLVLCAVFLLMLAQNVSADENQVNITFICYDGNALAAAEQSNPYNASINVTYISAYSNFANTTFENQDVIFTYMLWSQFKDIGDDLESAHENGTALIDISSMMDPAHINTSSYDLILSGTKPYNSTEEKYFYSMGPKGVLRENTENFLIYLAKTYGDKPELTDSWVYDEPIEFPEAALYHPNAVSSFNESEPDWFENTSDYLEWYSNSTAVNESNHVYDKSKPTIGIWFHASDYTAGNLEVIDYLIRDLEGKGCNVIAGFDTFNDIHKFYFDENGEPLVQCLISLKSFRLNYEDPDKGIQELEDLDVPVLRGMVVSNPANSIDVADHNRGIPSSEVVYKTLLPSIDGIFEYIVIGIDNYDSETGESNYEPLPAQVDWMVNRSINWAELKLKDNEDKNVAVIYYNYPSGKDNIGASYLDTTKSMFDLLNEMNESGYEVSGIPDNSSELLEMMQAQGINAGSWAPGVMNEMVENRTEWGLHLIPMETYKEWFESEIPEELRSQVIKEWGEPWVEDLPQNKSLMIYENETGKYIVIPSVRFGDVWLMPQPARGFLQNDDTLYHSSLVPPPHQYIAFYLWLNHEWQPDAVIHMGTHGTHEWLPGSTYGMNRTSDWAPLLLQGLPNIYPYIVANVGEGLTAEYRGNALIIDHLPPTLERSGLYGELLNLSISVQQYYDPGLSTQTKAGYQTAIIEQIIELNLDVDLGIENVTALRAYNEEEFGDFVKYVLHEYLEDVEGENIPYGMHVLGRVPSTNLTDPEKDELSGMVRAMLGGDFKDNITAAFYPESVYPLGIPSNDTKVNRLVWEVVTNNTEVSTAQLDVYGATDSSVTLDLEQGLEYRERLLDSDVEIDRILSALNGGFIPPGPGTDPVMNPDAVPTGRNFYGINSKLYPSKATWELGKSLAIQLLEDYYDKYGEYPEKVSFSRFGVEFIRDHGTLEAEVLYMLGVQPVWDEYGYVTGVEAIPEEELLPNYDTEKPGRPRIDIVYTTAGMRDAFPDKIKMVDRAVKLASSLPAGNYPNYVNDSALAIYNSLLAAGYDNETATKLSTMRCFAVMDGTYEIGVSNAIGASGSWDDEEAIANVYLDKMGYAYGEDFWGIKSRELLEGNLKNVEASVHSDSSNLYDTLDNDDFFQYFGGLNLATRHVRGDGRTPEMYVSDTRDPERAQMTGMGEYLSKNLRSRYFNEKWIEGMQGAGYSGGRMMSEFVNNLFGWEVSDPDLVDDSVWEQTYETYVNNPSMKEWFKQNNPDAYQSLTARMLEAVRHEYWKPSDEVIENLAKEYEESVAENGASCCHHTCGNPLLHEFVSGMVSVPGYAEQMEAATRDKTQETEEVKSSSHKSKGHQTSVADKLNQTTRANPESAESNQTVQDSDAGYGLDSPDPAPEVQKASDSDYVEGYEMQKDPVDEAENSGMSFSGSDVIGILFVMVAVGGIYLGFRKKKM, encoded by the coding sequence ATGCGTACGTCACAAAGTAGGTTACTGGTTTTATGTGCAGTTTTCCTTTTAATGCTTGCACAGAATGTATCGGCTGATGAAAATCAAGTAAATATTACTTTTATCTGTTATGATGGAAACGCCCTTGCTGCGGCAGAGCAGTCCAATCCGTACAATGCAAGCATAAATGTAACATACATTTCGGCTTATTCTAACTTTGCTAATACCACTTTTGAAAACCAGGATGTAATATTTACCTACATGCTCTGGTCTCAGTTCAAAGATATCGGGGATGACCTTGAAAGTGCTCATGAAAATGGGACTGCACTTATAGACATTTCCTCTATGATGGACCCGGCACATATCAATACCTCAAGTTATGACCTGATCCTGTCGGGGACCAAGCCTTACAATTCCACTGAAGAAAAGTACTTCTACAGCATGGGTCCGAAAGGAGTCCTGCGAGAAAACACCGAAAACTTCCTTATCTATCTTGCAAAAACTTACGGGGATAAACCTGAGCTTACGGACAGCTGGGTTTACGATGAACCCATAGAATTTCCTGAAGCTGCGCTCTATCACCCGAATGCCGTTTCTTCTTTTAATGAATCGGAGCCTGACTGGTTCGAAAATACCTCTGATTATCTTGAGTGGTACTCCAACTCAACTGCCGTAAATGAGTCTAATCATGTTTACGATAAGAGCAAACCCACCATAGGGATCTGGTTCCACGCTTCCGATTATACAGCGGGAAACCTTGAGGTTATAGACTATCTTATCCGTGATCTCGAAGGAAAGGGCTGCAACGTAATTGCAGGTTTTGATACTTTCAATGATATCCACAAGTTTTATTTTGATGAAAACGGAGAACCTCTTGTCCAGTGCTTAATTTCTCTTAAAAGTTTCCGTTTGAATTATGAGGACCCTGATAAAGGGATACAGGAACTTGAAGACCTTGATGTCCCGGTTTTAAGAGGCATGGTTGTTTCAAATCCTGCAAATTCTATAGACGTAGCTGACCACAACAGGGGCATTCCCAGCAGTGAGGTTGTGTACAAAACTCTGCTTCCGAGTATTGACGGGATTTTTGAGTACATTGTAATAGGGATTGATAATTACGACTCCGAAACCGGGGAAAGCAACTACGAACCCCTGCCTGCTCAGGTTGATTGGATGGTCAACAGGTCAATAAACTGGGCGGAGCTGAAGTTAAAGGATAACGAGGACAAGAATGTTGCTGTAATATACTACAACTATCCTTCAGGAAAAGACAATATCGGGGCAAGTTACCTTGACACCACCAAGAGCATGTTCGACCTTCTTAACGAGATGAATGAAAGTGGGTACGAGGTCTCCGGAATTCCGGATAACAGCAGTGAACTCCTGGAAATGATGCAGGCACAGGGTATCAATGCCGGCTCCTGGGCTCCGGGTGTTATGAATGAAATGGTAGAAAACAGGACTGAATGGGGACTGCACCTGATACCCATGGAGACCTACAAAGAATGGTTTGAGTCTGAAATTCCTGAAGAACTGAGGTCTCAGGTAATAAAGGAATGGGGAGAACCCTGGGTTGAAGATCTTCCTCAGAATAAGAGCCTCATGATCTATGAGAACGAGACTGGGAAGTACATTGTAATCCCTTCTGTACGTTTCGGAGATGTCTGGCTCATGCCACAGCCTGCCAGAGGTTTCCTGCAAAATGATGACACCCTTTACCACAGCAGCCTTGTGCCTCCCCCACACCAGTACATAGCTTTCTACCTCTGGCTTAATCATGAATGGCAGCCTGATGCAGTTATTCACATGGGGACCCACGGTACGCATGAGTGGCTTCCGGGTTCTACTTATGGTATGAACCGGACTTCCGATTGGGCACCTTTACTGCTGCAGGGTCTGCCAAACATTTATCCTTACATAGTTGCAAACGTGGGAGAAGGGCTGACTGCCGAGTACAGAGGCAATGCCCTGATTATCGACCACCTGCCTCCGACCCTTGAACGCAGTGGGCTTTATGGAGAATTACTCAACCTTTCAATCAGTGTGCAGCAGTATTATGATCCCGGGCTTTCTACACAGACAAAGGCAGGGTACCAGACAGCCATAATCGAACAGATTATAGAACTTAACCTGGACGTTGACCTTGGAATCGAGAATGTGACTGCGCTTCGAGCTTACAATGAAGAAGAGTTTGGGGACTTTGTAAAATATGTCCTTCATGAATATCTCGAAGATGTGGAAGGAGAAAACATTCCTTACGGGATGCATGTCCTTGGTCGGGTACCCTCTACAAACCTGACAGATCCTGAAAAAGATGAACTTTCCGGAATGGTAAGGGCCATGCTTGGAGGAGACTTCAAGGATAATATCACTGCTGCCTTCTATCCTGAATCCGTTTACCCCCTCGGGATTCCGTCAAATGATACTAAAGTGAACAGGCTTGTCTGGGAAGTCGTGACCAATAACACGGAGGTTTCCACGGCTCAGCTTGATGTTTATGGGGCAACTGATAGTTCAGTTACCCTTGATCTTGAACAGGGGCTGGAGTATAGAGAGCGGCTTCTTGACAGTGATGTGGAGATTGACAGAATCCTCTCAGCCCTGAACGGAGGCTTTATCCCACCCGGACCGGGCACGGACCCTGTTATGAACCCGGACGCAGTACCAACGGGGCGCAACTTCTACGGCATCAACTCAAAACTCTATCCTTCAAAGGCAACCTGGGAGCTTGGCAAATCCCTTGCAATCCAGCTGCTTGAGGATTATTACGATAAGTACGGAGAGTATCCGGAAAAGGTTTCATTCTCAAGGTTCGGGGTAGAGTTTATCCGCGACCACGGGACTCTGGAAGCCGAAGTGCTCTACATGCTCGGAGTGCAGCCGGTCTGGGATGAGTATGGGTATGTAACCGGGGTTGAGGCTATCCCTGAAGAGGAGCTGCTGCCGAACTATGATACAGAAAAACCGGGGAGACCGCGTATTGACATTGTCTATACAACCGCCGGTATGAGGGACGCTTTTCCGGATAAGATCAAAATGGTAGATCGCGCCGTGAAACTTGCAAGTTCACTTCCTGCCGGAAACTATCCCAACTACGTAAATGACAGCGCCCTTGCAATATATAATTCCCTGCTTGCGGCGGGCTATGACAATGAAACCGCAACCAAGCTCTCCACAATGCGTTGTTTTGCAGTAATGGATGGGACTTATGAAATAGGGGTCTCAAATGCTATCGGTGCAAGCGGGAGCTGGGACGACGAAGAGGCGATTGCAAATGTATACCTGGACAAGATGGGGTATGCTTATGGGGAAGATTTCTGGGGCATAAAATCCAGGGAACTTCTTGAGGGCAACCTGAAAAACGTTGAAGCTTCCGTACATTCGGATTCGTCAAACCTTTACGACACCCTTGACAACGACGACTTCTTCCAGTACTTCGGTGGTCTGAACCTGGCAACAAGGCATGTCAGGGGAGACGGAAGGACCCCCGAGATGTATGTTTCGGATACCAGAGATCCTGAAAGGGCTCAGATGACAGGAATGGGAGAGTATCTGAGCAAGAACCTGAGGTCCAGGTATTTCAATGAGAAATGGATTGAAGGGATGCAGGGCGCAGGGTATTCGGGCGGCAGGATGATGTCCGAGTTCGTGAACAACCTTTTCGGCTGGGAGGTCAGTGACCCTGATCTTGTGGATGACAGTGTCTGGGAGCAGACCTATGAGACCTATGTTAATAATCCTTCCATGAAAGAATGGTTCAAGCAGAACAATCCAGATGCTTACCAGTCGCTAACAGCCAGAATGCTCGAAGCTGTCAGGCATGAATACTGGAAACCTTCGGACGAGGTTATCGAAAACCTCGCAAAAGAATATGAAGAATCGGTAGCTGAAAATGGAGCTTCCTGCTGTCACCATACCTGTGGAAATCCGCTACTTCACGAGTTTGTAAGCGGGATGGTATCTGTCCCTGGCTATGCTGAACAAATGGAAGCAGCAACCAGGGACAAAACTCAGGAAACGGAAGAAGTTAAGAGCAGCAGCCATAAAAGCAAAGGGCATCAGACAAGTGTTGCCGATAAACTCAACCAGACAACCAGAGCAAATCCCGAATCAGCGGAAAGCAATCAGACTGTTCAAGACTCAGATGCAGGGTATGGTTTGGATTCCCCAGATCCTGCTCCTGAAGTTCAAAAGGCATCTGACTCCGATTATGTGGAAGGGTATGAGATGCAGAAAGATCCGGTCGATGAAGCTGAAAACAGCGGCATGTCCTTCTCGGGATCTGATGTTATCGGGATTCTCTTCGTGATGGTAGCAGTGGGTGGAATCTATCTCGGATTCCGTAAAAAGAAGATGTGA